The Gopherus evgoodei ecotype Sinaloan lineage chromosome 4, rGopEvg1_v1.p, whole genome shotgun sequence nucleotide sequence GATGGAGAGCCTCAAAGCCAGCCCCGGCCTGGTGTCCTACTCGCTGCGCCCCATCCACACCTTGGTGAGGCAGGACAACCCCAAGCGGGAGGCGCTGAGGCAGGCGATGAGCGAGTATGTCACCGAGAGGGCCCTGTGGAGGAATTGCACCCACAGCTGCCCCCCGGGGACCCAGCGCAGCGCCCATGACTCCTGCTCCTGCGTCTGTCCCGGGGACGGCTCCACCGACACCATGTGCTGCTCACGGGAGCGGGGCCAGGGGAAGCTGACCGTGACAGTGGAGCAGCTAGCAGCCTGTGGGGCGACCACACCAAGGTCTACATCCAGGTATCCTTCCAgggccaggaggtgcagacggaAACCATGTGGAACACTGACAACCCGGTCTGGGGTCCCTACGGCTGGGGAAGACCAGCCAGCTCCACCTCCAGGTCTCGGACGTACAACGAGCCGCTGCACTCCAGGGAGGGTCAGTGCCAGGTCTGGCACCACCCTCCCTCACAGCACCCCATTACCCCAGCACCTCACGCCCCCCTCCCTCGTCAAACCAACCCCTCCCCCGGCAGCCCCAGTGTTCCTCGAGGGCCCATTGTCTCGATCAGGAAGTGGCAGGTGAAAATGCCTCACCAGCTTCCCAGGTAGCTGCCAGATGCTGGGTCTAGCAGGGCGGCAGCTGGCAGATGAGTGGGGACAAAGGCAGCTCTGGGCTTCTGCACTGGGTCTTGCACTCTTGGTGGACCACTGGATACCGTAATCTAGGGGCAGGAGAACTCTGGGAGCAGGTGGGCTGGAAGTCCCTACAGGGAGTTGCAGAcccaggctggggtgtggggtAGGGAGTACGGTCTGGGGTGCCAGGGAATGTACCCCACTGCTAAGGACCTTGCTACCTAGGGCTCTTTGGTTAACTCTCCCCAAAGATCACATCCCACTGCCCGCCTCTACACCCCACAACAGTGCTGTGTGGCTgttcccagctgccccaccccagaggtggctgcacctcAGCACCAGGCGAGCCATCCCTGGGCAGCATCTTGGTCcaactgttccccatcccagaagtggctgcatctcagcgccaagTGAGCCATTCCCATGCAGCATCACTGAGCAGCTACTTCACAGCTGTCGCACCCCAcgggtggctgcatctcagtgccagatGAGCCATCACGACATTATAAGCAGACCTGGTTGCACGGCCTGTTATTAAGGTTGCTCAAAGCTTCATGTTACAAGATCCCGTTTCCAGTTTGCCTGGAACTTTGGAAAACTTTACCCAAAACACTGGAGTAAATGGGGACAAGGAGGCTGGAGAGATTGGGGCAGGAGAGAAACTGTGAATGGTGATTGG carries:
- the LOC115651327 gene encoding LOW QUALITY PROTEIN: perforin-1-like (The sequence of the model RefSeq protein was modified relative to this genomic sequence to represent the inferred CDS: inserted 3 bases in 2 codons); this encodes MDNLFRVTHKPPLIGHFTQALRDLPQXSRLEYHQLINTYGTHYVSQLQLGGRVRDVTAVRVCEAALDGVTADEVKDCLSLEASISIGAGKGKAEVAFSQCEEQKKKQNFKRSFHETYSERHTEVTGGNSHADLLFSEGQDTEVFSAWMESLKASPGLVSYSLRPIHTLVRQDNPKREALRQAMSEYVTERALWRNCTHSCPPGTQRSAHDSCSCVCPGDGSTDTMCCSRERGQGKLTVTVEXASSLWGDHTKVYIQVSFQGQEVQTETMWNTDNPVWGPYGWGRPASSTSRSRTYNEPLHSREGQCQVWHHPPSQHPITPAPHAPLPRQTNPSPGSPSVPRGPIVSIRKWQVKMPHQLPR